A genomic stretch from Acidimicrobiia bacterium includes:
- a CDS encoding DivIVA domain-containing protein has protein sequence MADLVSPDQIRSKTFRTAFRGFDQSEVADFLERISSTIEFLDRERARVATSAAEQVDGDLQTEFQRVTAEIGELLEAARVAAEGMRDRAAAETAEWRRSAEMEASRLRAEAQSDSEHLRGDAWSTAKTMLEQSQEEARRIAAAAERDSLAVVGHAERESHRTQAAARREADDLVRTAKMESDRLIVDARAQHDEIIDTARKQADAAQERARALEVRRDELLAELETVRSKIHAMEADIEDRREPVPSDPAQPASVRLIPAEGSGEGKARDDAAGWSPADTIRIIPAATKRIELDHEVDASSLADEVRRLREEAALVKLAGTAKRKSVEVPRASEPPVDESFDAEQVEDVQVPTDPEEPAAEVPEEVAEIDEPEQVVAEPEPPPAAVDEAPPEKPWALDSLFATLRSEPSGTEPAAAPEYPLEPATEQMPDPEPDAEVRESEPVAAAGDPIADREQLLLPITNRVLRSVKRQLTEAQNLTLEDVRVKEAWDPEAFDLADRVRGDLLVLVQESYAAGQGAAASILGTETGRPKPGKLDIPDHSVDFSSALSEALDHVAGSGEQGPRALSASLSRVYRAWRTDEAERRLREYAITAFHRGLLAGSAGAGAARIRWVMSGRGCASCRAAAKVGTVAIDSDFPGVDGVPPVHGGCGCTIVPVPG, from the coding sequence ATGGCCGACCTCGTTTCCCCCGATCAGATCCGCAGTAAGACCTTTCGGACTGCGTTCCGTGGGTTCGACCAGTCCGAGGTTGCCGATTTCCTCGAGAGGATCAGCAGCACGATTGAGTTTCTTGACCGTGAACGGGCCCGTGTCGCTACATCGGCGGCCGAGCAAGTCGACGGGGACCTCCAGACGGAGTTCCAGAGAGTCACAGCAGAGATCGGCGAGTTGCTGGAGGCGGCGCGGGTAGCAGCCGAGGGTATGCGCGATCGCGCAGCTGCCGAAACTGCCGAATGGCGGCGGTCCGCCGAAATGGAAGCCTCCAGGCTGCGCGCCGAGGCGCAATCCGATTCGGAGCATCTGCGAGGCGATGCGTGGTCGACCGCCAAGACGATGCTCGAGCAAAGCCAGGAAGAAGCCCGGCGGATCGCCGCGGCGGCCGAGAGAGATTCCCTGGCGGTGGTCGGCCACGCCGAACGCGAATCGCACAGAACCCAGGCTGCGGCTCGGCGGGAGGCCGACGATTTGGTCCGCACGGCCAAAATGGAGTCCGACCGCCTGATCGTTGATGCTCGTGCCCAGCACGACGAGATCATCGACACGGCCCGCAAACAGGCCGATGCGGCACAGGAACGGGCCAGAGCGTTGGAGGTGCGACGCGACGAGCTTCTCGCCGAACTCGAGACGGTTCGATCGAAGATCCACGCCATGGAGGCGGATATCGAGGATCGACGGGAGCCCGTACCGTCGGATCCGGCGCAGCCGGCGTCCGTTCGTTTGATTCCGGCTGAGGGATCCGGCGAGGGCAAGGCGCGCGACGATGCGGCCGGGTGGTCGCCTGCCGACACGATCCGGATCATCCCCGCAGCAACGAAGAGAATCGAGCTGGATCACGAAGTTGATGCTTCATCACTGGCCGACGAGGTTCGCCGGTTGCGGGAAGAAGCCGCTCTCGTGAAGTTGGCCGGAACGGCAAAGAGGAAGAGCGTCGAAGTCCCGCGGGCGAGCGAACCCCCCGTCGATGAGTCGTTTGATGCCGAACAGGTCGAGGATGTCCAGGTGCCGACCGATCCGGAGGAACCCGCCGCCGAGGTCCCGGAGGAAGTTGCAGAAATCGACGAACCCGAGCAAGTCGTTGCGGAGCCCGAACCGCCGCCGGCGGCGGTCGATGAAGCTCCTCCGGAGAAGCCGTGGGCGCTCGACTCACTGTTCGCGACTCTGCGGAGTGAGCCGTCGGGTACGGAACCGGCGGCGGCTCCGGAGTATCCACTCGAACCGGCTACCGAACAAATGCCCGACCCCGAACCCGATGCGGAAGTGCGGGAATCCGAGCCCGTGGCCGCAGCCGGCGACCCGATCGCCGACCGGGAGCAGCTTCTGCTGCCCATTACGAACCGCGTGTTGAGAAGCGTCAAGCGTCAACTGACGGAGGCACAGAACCTCACACTCGAAGATGTTCGTGTCAAAGAGGCTTGGGATCCGGAGGCCTTCGATCTCGCCGACCGGGTCCGCGGCGATCTGTTGGTCCTGGTGCAAGAGAGCTACGCGGCGGGCCAGGGAGCAGCCGCGTCGATATTGGGGACGGAGACGGGAAGGCCCAAGCCCGGGAAGCTCGACATCCCCGATCACTCCGTCGACTTCTCCTCGGCCCTCTCTGAGGCGCTCGATCATGTCGCAGGATCCGGAGAGCAGGGCCCGCGTGCTTTGTCGGCCTCGCTGTCGAGGGTGTATCGCGCCTGGCGAACGGACGAAGCGGAGAGACGGCTCCGCGAATACGCGATAACGGCCTTTCATCGCGGGTTGCTGGCCGGATCCGCGGGTGCCGGAGCGGCACGAATCCGGTGGGTCATGTCGGGCCGTGGGTGCGCGAGTTGCCGTGCAGCCGCCAAGGTCGGCACCGTCGCGATCGATTCCGACTTCCCGGGCGTGGATGGAGTCCCGCCGGTGCACGGGGGTTGCGGCTGCACGATCGTGCCCGTACCGGGCTAG
- a CDS encoding S16 family serine protease, translated as MKTEWEHSETDPGTTRRMPRWPWAVIAAFLLLIGLTVTAWNVSLPYFAMSPGPLYDVTDFVILGEGDPQPSEGDLYMLTVVLQEVNIFEYVLGALDPAVDLVERQKIRPDDVSREQQREINLRSMNESKTTAILVALERLGYEATISGEGLRVASLLEGVPAAEVLQQDDVIIAVEGVEVTIAPDGVAEITSYDIGDTITLTVRRDGEVLDVDVLLIEHTEFADRPMVGFLAETYNPSYVFPMEIDIDSQNIGGPSAGLMYTLAVMDVLSDEDLTRGWRIAGTGTIRSDGTVGAIGGIKQKVVAAQEAGAQYVFVPVSNFEAAATVVDDEVELIAVESVDDALDFLSGLPHA; from the coding sequence ATGAAGACCGAATGGGAACACTCCGAGACTGATCCCGGGACCACGCGCCGGATGCCGCGCTGGCCTTGGGCCGTGATCGCAGCGTTCTTGCTGTTGATCGGTCTCACCGTGACGGCCTGGAACGTCAGCCTGCCGTACTTCGCCATGTCGCCGGGCCCCCTCTACGACGTCACCGACTTCGTGATTCTCGGTGAGGGCGACCCGCAGCCTTCGGAGGGCGATCTCTACATGCTCACGGTCGTGCTGCAGGAAGTGAACATCTTCGAATACGTCCTCGGGGCACTCGATCCGGCGGTCGATCTCGTCGAACGTCAGAAGATCCGCCCGGACGACGTGTCCCGTGAGCAGCAAAGAGAGATCAACCTTCGTTCGATGAACGAATCAAAGACCACCGCCATCCTCGTTGCGCTCGAGAGACTCGGATACGAAGCGACAATATCGGGTGAGGGATTGAGAGTCGCGTCGCTTCTCGAAGGTGTCCCCGCCGCTGAGGTTCTCCAACAGGATGACGTGATCATTGCCGTCGAGGGCGTCGAAGTGACGATCGCCCCCGACGGTGTAGCGGAGATAACGAGTTACGACATCGGGGACACCATCACCCTGACCGTTCGACGCGACGGCGAAGTCCTGGATGTGGATGTGTTGCTGATCGAACACACAGAGTTTGCCGATAGGCCGATGGTCGGCTTCCTCGCCGAGACCTACAACCCGTCCTACGTGTTCCCCATGGAGATCGATATCGATTCGCAGAACATTGGTGGCCCTTCCGCCGGTCTCATGTACACGCTGGCCGTCATGGACGTTCTGAGCGATGAAGATCTGACAAGGGGGTGGCGCATCGCCGGGACCGGAACGATCCGGTCGGACGGGACGGTGGGCGCCATCGGGGGGATCAAGCAGAAGGTAGTCGCTGCTCAAGAGGCCGGAGCCCAGTATGTCTTCGTGCCCGTGTCCAACTTCGAGGCGGCCGCAACGGTGGTCGACGATGAAGTAGAACTGATCGCCGTTGAGAGCGTCGACGACGCTCTGGACTTCTTGAGCGGTTTGCCCCACGCTTGA
- a CDS encoding class E sortase: protein MRRSGFALVAIVAIVLGTMPAPASAERTTLLPERARVDAFTQSLGVYIARLEIPAIGLDEIVRQGVDLSVIDKGVAHWSGTAGPGAIGNMVLAGHRTTETAPFVDLDQLAPGDAVTITGVDGRVADYAVIETVIVTPDEMWIVDQTESPMLTMFACHPKGSATHRIVVRAELADQPVVQFP from the coding sequence ATGCGCCGCTCCGGTTTCGCACTTGTCGCGATAGTCGCCATCGTCCTCGGAACGATGCCGGCTCCTGCGTCGGCAGAGCGAACAACCCTGCTTCCGGAGCGGGCAAGGGTAGATGCATTCACGCAGAGTCTCGGTGTGTACATCGCCAGACTGGAGATCCCGGCGATCGGTCTCGATGAGATCGTCCGCCAGGGTGTCGACCTCTCGGTGATCGACAAGGGGGTGGCGCACTGGTCCGGTACTGCAGGCCCAGGGGCAATCGGCAACATGGTGCTGGCCGGTCATCGAACCACCGAGACGGCGCCGTTCGTCGATCTCGATCAACTCGCCCCCGGCGACGCCGTCACGATTACCGGCGTCGATGGACGTGTCGCCGACTACGCGGTGATCGAGACCGTCATTGTCACTCCGGATGAGATGTGGATCGTCGATCAGACCGAGTCGCCGATGCTCACCATGTTCGCCTGCCATCCGAAGGGGTCGGCAACCCATCGGATCGTCGTGAGGGCGGAACTGGCCGATCAGCCGGTCGTGCAGTTTCCCTGA
- a CDS encoding ABC transporter substrate-binding protein, which translates to MSPLDRSEVIDLKRRMLVTALAAAIVAVSCTPTSETTTTAAASATTTVETPTTEPPIRTGIGVDDGVIRVGVLVPLSGPAAVFGESVVDGHTAFWTYVNETLGGVGGEYEVEVTVFDHRYDVDDATGGFNDLSGRVVGFAGALGSPIDEALAPLLEESGMLMMAGSLSSEWIGHSALVPNLMLPTYRDQVASGLVWAADGGLAGETAILYQEGSYGEDCLRGYDAAVSDLRLASAGRVAHAPASTDFGDVVEQLRASEPDLVVVCTTADALVRIVATADSLGFNPNWLVAAQSFDAGVATALGGDEGVEAGIARLGRVGVMGAGPPDGAPAASLMRSVFEGSDATDWYTLFGYSQAATFHLILEEAFESSDLTRAGLREAAARLDGIDLGLDGPLSSLVRPAPVEAAAVGRIDLDTITAPFGIPATEPYFTSVFAVP; encoded by the coding sequence ATGTCTCCTCTCGACCGATCTGAGGTTATCGACTTGAAGCGCCGGATGCTGGTTACCGCGCTGGCAGCAGCCATTGTGGCAGTTTCGTGTACTCCGACCTCGGAGACGACCACGACTGCCGCGGCTTCGGCGACGACGACCGTCGAGACTCCCACCACCGAGCCACCGATCCGGACCGGCATCGGAGTAGACGACGGCGTGATAAGGGTTGGCGTGTTGGTTCCGCTCAGCGGGCCCGCCGCAGTATTCGGCGAGTCCGTTGTGGACGGCCACACGGCCTTCTGGACCTACGTCAATGAAACCCTCGGGGGTGTCGGCGGTGAATACGAAGTGGAGGTGACGGTCTTCGATCACCGGTACGACGTCGATGATGCGACCGGCGGATTCAACGACTTGTCCGGTCGGGTCGTCGGGTTTGCCGGAGCTCTCGGATCGCCGATCGATGAGGCCCTGGCTCCGCTCCTCGAAGAGAGCGGAATGCTGATGATGGCGGGAAGCCTCTCATCAGAGTGGATCGGCCACTCCGCGCTCGTGCCGAATCTCATGCTTCCGACCTATCGGGATCAGGTGGCCTCGGGGTTGGTGTGGGCGGCGGATGGAGGCCTGGCGGGTGAAACCGCCATCCTCTACCAGGAGGGCAGCTACGGGGAGGACTGCCTGCGCGGCTACGACGCCGCCGTTTCCGACCTGCGGCTGGCAAGTGCCGGGCGCGTCGCCCATGCTCCCGCCTCGACGGACTTCGGAGATGTCGTCGAGCAGTTGCGCGCCTCGGAGCCGGATCTCGTCGTGGTTTGCACGACGGCCGACGCGCTGGTGCGAATCGTCGCCACCGCAGACTCGCTTGGGTTCAATCCAAACTGGCTCGTGGCGGCGCAGTCTTTCGACGCTGGGGTAGCAACGGCGCTGGGAGGAGACGAAGGCGTCGAAGCGGGGATTGCCAGGCTGGGCCGAGTCGGTGTGATGGGAGCCGGCCCGCCGGACGGGGCCCCTGCTGCGAGTCTCATGCGCTCCGTGTTCGAGGGCAGTGACGCGACGGACTGGTACACCTTGTTCGGGTACAGCCAGGCGGCCACCTTTCATCTGATCCTCGAGGAGGCCTTCGAATCCTCCGATCTGACCAGAGCAGGCTTGCGGGAGGCCGCGGCCCGGTTGGACGGCATAGACCTCGGCCTCGACGGACCGCTCTCGTCACTGGTCCGGCCGGCTCCGGTGGAGGCTGCCGCCGTGGGGCGTATCGACCTGGACACCATCACCGCGCCGTTCGGGATCCCGGCCACCGAGCCCTACTTCACCTCCGTGTTCGCCGTCCCGTAG
- a CDS encoding biotin transporter BioY produces MQAQAPVLSTRILPRTRVSIAVLVVGFAALTALAAQIRIPLGFTPVPLTGQTFAVLLSGAVLGLRAGAAAQALYVAAGLAGFPVFQGGEGGWSYATGATAGYLLGFIVSAAAVGYLAEQQQDRRVTTAIPAMLAGNTLIYLCGVPWLMHVLGTDLAGGLTAGFAPFVVGDLLKIAAAGLFLPAVWRLFGER; encoded by the coding sequence TTGCAAGCCCAAGCCCCCGTACTGTCAACACGCATCCTGCCACGCACCCGCGTTTCGATCGCGGTTCTCGTGGTCGGGTTCGCCGCGCTGACGGCCCTCGCCGCGCAGATCCGGATCCCTCTCGGGTTCACGCCGGTGCCGCTGACAGGCCAAACCTTTGCGGTCTTGCTGAGCGGGGCGGTCCTCGGGCTTCGGGCGGGAGCTGCTGCACAGGCGTTGTATGTGGCGGCCGGGCTCGCCGGCTTCCCGGTCTTTCAGGGCGGAGAAGGCGGATGGAGTTACGCCACCGGCGCCACTGCCGGCTACCTCCTCGGCTTCATCGTCTCGGCCGCCGCAGTCGGATACCTGGCCGAGCAGCAGCAGGATCGCCGGGTCACCACCGCAATCCCGGCGATGCTCGCCGGGAACACGCTGATCTATCTCTGCGGCGTGCCCTGGCTGATGCACGTGCTCGGCACCGATCTCGCCGGGGGCCTCACTGCAGGATTCGCCCCGTTCGTCGTCGGCGACCTGCTCAAGATCGCGGCTGCGGGATTGTTCCTTCCTGCGGTGTGGAGGCTGTTCGGCGAGAGGTGA